In Micropterus dolomieu isolate WLL.071019.BEF.003 ecotype Adirondacks linkage group LG09, ASM2129224v1, whole genome shotgun sequence, the DNA window ttatgtgtttgccctttgacatgttgtttgaagttaaaagaagtggccatatttaaaaagtcagttgcattaacattgttgNNNNNNNNNNNNNNNNNNNNNNNNNNNNNNNNNNNNNNNNNNNNNNNNNNNNNNNNNNNNNNNNNNNNNNNNNNNNNNNNNNNNNNNNNNNNNNNNNNNNGAGTTGCTACCCTTATGTGCCGTCCTGACCGGTAATGATTATGGCGCTCCAAAAGATGCTGACACACTTCTGGGTCTGTTAGATGTGAGTGCATTAGGGAGAGGTGGTGGCAGGGGTAAAGGGAAAGCACCCACGTCCCGGATTGAGGGTCTCCTCCTCTGGCTGTCCTCTTTTTCAAGTCCAGCGGAGGCCCTGGAGGAGGTGAGCAGGCTAATGGGGGAGGAATGCAGAGGTGGAGGCGGTAGGGGCAAGAAAGGACAGATAGGTGGGCTCAGTTCACAGCTGTGGGCAGGTATGCAGGAGTACCACATCACCCCTCAAAGCTCTCTGGCTCGCTGGTTCTCTGGAGATAAGGTAGCTCCTGGAGGGCGGACCTCTGGGCTCGCACAGCTGCCAGAGTGCCTGTCGCAGGCTGCAGCGCAGGGACAGTTAGCTCCCTTGGTGGTAGATGCTATGGTGATGCGCAGGGTTCTGCTCCTCCCACAGGTGGAGAACAGCAAGCTAGCCAGCAGCCACTACATCGCCAGATTCATACGCCAGGCTGTATATGGAATATTACTGCAGAGAGGCCAAGATGTCCAAGCACGGGATGTGAGGGTACAAGAAAACATCAGCCAGGGTACGAGAGGTGGGAGAGGGCGAGGGGGAAGGGGGTACAGAGGTGCTCAGGTTGGTGGAGGTAGGGGTGTAAATGTAGGATTTAACATTGAACACGCAGCCGTCGCAGGTACAGTGCAGGCTCAGGGCTCAGGTGCCCTCGTGTGTGTAGAGGAGTATGACCGTCTGGATGTGAACTTGAAGAAAAACCAGGTAGAGGCACATCCCCCCAGAACCCCCCTACGTCTGGATACACTCAGCCAGGTGAACATGACAACAAAGTATGCAGTATGTCTCTAATAGCATCAATTTTGGTTCATATCATTTAGGAATGTATGGTTTCTAAAAGAAATAGTTCATGTGGTTTGGTTACATTTCCCCAAGTTGTCTTTTAATTTTACCGAGGCTCCTGTGGCAGTTCGTCTTGGTGTCCTGTTCGAAGTCTTGGGGATGAAGGAGTCCACCCTGACTTCTGTTCCTCTCCACCTGAGGCTGGCAGTAGCAGTGACGGGTTTCTGGCTGCGAGAGGCCATACCAACACCCTCACGGTCCCAGCTCCAAGCTTTGGTGCTGGGCATGGTTTACGGAGAGCTGTCCTGGAACAACCAGCCTGGAGGTACCCACTACTAACATGCCGGGTAGTTGTGTTgtaccttttgttttgttccacaAGGTACACTTGGCATCTCAGTAACCTGTGACTGCTGCATATCATCCCAGTGCCGCAGCTAAACTGGGCCGCAGAGCGCCATGTGTTGGCAGGGTTGGATAGACAACGTGTGAGGCCAGGAGAGAGACGGGGCTTGGATGTCGGAGTGGCTCACAGTTTCAGCCAATGGCAGGCCTGCCTCTGGAGCACCCTGTGTCTCAATCAACTATTGCTGCTGCCTCTGCCTGAACCCCAGCTATCGTGGTAAGGCACAGGGACATGAAAGAGTAGAGAGTCTGGAACCGACAAATGTTTGGCCTTTTTGCTTTATATGATCGGGACCCATGTTCCCGATCACTTGGTAACAACTTTTCTCACCTAGTGGGATCTGAtcatgcagatagttttagTTCCATTTGCAGAGCTTTTCAGACAACTGTCTTTTGAGAATTTCTGCTGCCAGTCCAATACAATAGACGTTGATGGAATTTAGTTTGAGAGTGAATTGTTTCCAAAGTTGAAAAGTATATGCAGATACCAAGTGgaatttctttaatttttgtaatttggcttcctccctctctgtgcGTGTCTCAGGTTGTACAGCGGCACCTTGGTGCATGGCCTCATCAAGTATCTGAAAGGGGGTCGAGCTGCTGAATCCCTCCTGGCCGGGGGTTCTGTGTCCGGACAACTCTACGTCTCGCTGCTGGACGCCGTGTGGAACTGCAGCTCCAAAACCCATCAGTCCTCTTCAGcagcagggaggaggaagagaggtggAGGCcggggaaggagaggaagagggggaggtGGGAGAGGAGcaaggggaggggggagagggacTGGGGAGATAAACAACAGGTTTGCTTTCCTGATGGTCAATGAAGAGTTTGATGATTGGTGAGGAGGCAAAATGAATAGATCGATATACAGAACTTGCTTAGGGCCAAATGAGAGGGGACATTCCAGTGTTTTAGTAAACACCCTCAGGGGATGCTGTAGTCATTGTGAAGTAAAGAACTACATCTTTTAACGTTTACCACTTCTTCTGCCTTTATAATTGTATTACACTATTTAACCTTCCTCACTATTATTAACTGGCCGTCTCAAGTCAAGTGATGTCAAGACATCAGAGATCAGTTTTCCCAAAGCACACGCTTGCCATATTTTAGCATATATGaaagcttttattaaattaagaTCACTGTTAATGCAACTGTTTTCAGCCTGACAGTTTTATTCTGTTACATCAACACAAGATTTAAACAGTGAATGTAGAGATGTCTTATTTTATCATCTCTGTTGACCAGCGAGATGTATGGCAGCTAATGGCACCTTGATGACAAACGTATGATTATGTAATTTTTATATTTGCCTTACTGCTTATGTATTTGGTGCTCGATTTTACTTGCCtttctatattaaaaaaattcatGAATCAaacagacatgtttttttttattatcacatTCAGCTAGTTTTTATTGTAATCTGAGAATAAAATGTTTACTCATCCTTTATAAAGTCAGCTTTGTGTTACAGTGCATTACCAAAGCACTCTtactacatatatacacacaacaaaATCAAGTCTTCCAACTGCATAAATGCAGTATATCTACAGTCTGTAACAGCAAGTAATTCACaagctacaaaaacaacattacaaagtttaaaagaaagaaGGATAAGGacaaagaaatttaaataaaataattagacTGTATTTATCAGTCTTTTTTAGGAGGAGGGGTTTGGATTTCTTATATCCAACCTACACAACACTCTCTCATTAAAAGTGTCCTTGCCAGATCATTTGTGGACAGCGTCCCACTGGCACTTAAACATTAGGACCTACAATTCTGGCACAGCTAAAAGTTAAAGAGGAATTTGGCTACTGCACATAATTAAAGAACATAACCAGTTTGCTGCNNNNNNNNNNNNNNNNNNNNNNNNNNNNNNNNNNNNNNNNNNNNNNNNNNNNNNNNNNNNNNNNNNNNNNNNNNNNNNNNNNNNNNNNNNNNNNNNNNNNATTTGCAGAGCTTTTCAGACAACTGTCTTTTGAGAATTTCTGCTGCCAGTCCAATACAATAGACGTTGATGGAATTTAGTTTGAGAGTGAATTGTTTCCAAAGTTGAAAAGTATATGCAGATACCAAGTGgaatttctttaatttttgtaatttggcttcctccctctctgtgcGTGTCTCAGGTTGTACAGCGGCACCTTGGTGCATGGCCTCATCAAGTATCTGAAAGGGGGTCGAGCTGCTGAATCCCTCCTGGCCGGGGGTTCTGTGTCCGGACAACTCTACGTCTCGCTGCTGGACGCCGTGTGGAACTGCAGCTCCAAAACCCATCAGTCCTCTTCAGcagcagggaggaggaagagaggtggAGGCcggggaaggagaggaagagggggaggtGGGAGAGGAGcaaggggaggggggagagggacTGGGGAGATAAACAACAGGTTTGCTTTCCTGATGGTCAATGAAGAGTTTGATGATTGGTGAGGAGGCAAAATGAATAGATCGATATACAGAACTTGCTTAGGGCCAAATGAGAGGGGACATTCCAGTGTTTTAGTAAACACCCTCAGGGGATGCTGTAGTCATTGTGAAGTAAAGAACTACATCTTTTAACGTTTACCACTTCTTCTGCCTTTATAATTGTATTACACTATTTAACCTTCCTCACTATTATTAACTGGCCGTCTCAAGTCAAGTGATGTCAAGACATCAGAGATCAGTTTTCCCAAAGCACACGCTTGCCATATTTTAGCATATATGaaagcttttattaaattaagaTCACTGTTAATGCAACTGTTTTCAGCCTGACAGTTTTATTCTGTTACATCAACACAAGATTTAAACAGTGAATGTAGAGATGTCTTATTTTATCATCTCTGTTGACCAGCGAGATGTATGGCAGCTAATGGCACCTTGATGACAAACGTATGATTATGTAATTTTTATATTTGCCTTACTGCTTATGTATTTGGTGCTCGATTTTACTTGCCtttcta includes these proteins:
- the aste1b gene encoding protein asteroid homolog 1, with product MTSICKLFNQPHTRLKSLLFVSCVQCVGVLRLLILCKSVVHGWVVVWGAASLLPLCAVLTGNDYGAPKDADTLLGLLDVSALGRGGGRGKGKAPTSRIEGLLLWLSSFSSPAEALEEVSRLMGEECRGGGGRGKKGQIGGLSSQLWAGMQEYHITPQSSLARWFSGDKVAPGGRTSGLAQLPECLSQAAAQGQLAPLVVDAMVMRRVLLLPQVENSKLASSHYIARFIRQAVYGILLQRGQDVQARDVRVQENISQGTRGGRGRGGRGYRGAQVGGGRGVNVGFNIEHAAVAGTVQAQGSGALVCVEEYDRLDVNLKKNQVEAHPPRTPLRLDTLSQAPVAVRLGVLFEVLGMKESTLTSVPLHLRLAVAVTGFWLREAIPTPSRSQLQALVLGMVYGELSWNNQPGVPQLNWAAERHVLAGLDRQRVRPGERRGLDVGVAHSFSQWQACLWSTLCLNQLLLLPLPEPQLSWLYSGTLVHGLIKYLKGGRAAESLLAGGSVSGQLYVSLLDAVWNCSSKTHQSSSAAGRRKRGGGRGRRGRGGGGRGARGGGRGTGEINNRFAFLMVNEEFDDW